In the genome of Synergistota bacterium, one region contains:
- the guaA gene encoding glutamine-hydrolyzing GMP synthase, which produces MILILDFGSQYTKLIARRIRELGVYSEILPWDKKADEILLKKPKGLILSGGPASVLAPNPPTPDLRILRSGIPLLGICYGMQIIAKMLGGKLESQKEREYGRTKIKIRGNSPLFDGVPEESFVWMSHGDSVISPPPGFEIIASGEGVKIAAMEDRKRKIYCLQFHPEVIHTDHGKRILDNFITKVCEAEKNWNMENFLKRMIPEMAQKVGEEKVLCALSGGVDSTVAATLVKKAIGDRLIAVFVNNGLLREKEAEEVRNFFESRGFNLIYVDASDRFLKRLKGITDPEEKRKIIGHEFISVFEETASKLGNVRYLLQGTLYPDVIESGSGGKGAARIKSHHNVGGLPEKLRFGLLEPLRELFKDEVRNLGRALGIPEKVIKRHPFPGPGLAVRILGEITEEKLRILRKADRIVQEEFITSGWYDKVWQAFAVLLPIRSVGVMGDERSYGYTIAIRVVESEDGMTADWVKLPHNLLERISNRITREVREITRVVYDITSKPPATIEWE; this is translated from the coding sequence ATGATATTGATCCTGGATTTCGGGTCTCAATATACGAAGCTCATAGCGAGAAGAATAAGAGAGCTGGGCGTATACTCAGAGATTCTACCTTGGGATAAGAAAGCGGATGAGATCCTTTTAAAGAAGCCCAAGGGATTAATTCTCTCTGGTGGGCCAGCAAGCGTCTTAGCACCAAATCCACCTACACCAGATCTGAGAATTTTAAGAAGCGGTATCCCGCTACTTGGCATCTGCTATGGAATGCAGATCATCGCTAAGATGCTTGGAGGTAAGCTGGAATCTCAAAAAGAGAGAGAGTATGGGAGAACCAAGATAAAGATAAGGGGAAATTCCCCTCTATTTGATGGAGTTCCTGAAGAGAGCTTCGTTTGGATGAGTCATGGAGACAGCGTAATCTCTCCACCCCCTGGATTCGAGATAATAGCCTCCGGTGAGGGGGTAAAAATAGCTGCTATGGAAGATCGAAAGCGAAAGATCTACTGTCTTCAATTTCACCCCGAAGTAATACACACGGATCATGGAAAAAGGATTCTCGACAATTTCATAACCAAGGTGTGTGAAGCTGAGAAAAACTGGAATATGGAAAACTTCCTCAAGAGAATGATCCCGGAGATGGCCCAGAAGGTAGGGGAGGAAAAGGTTCTATGCGCACTAAGTGGCGGAGTAGACTCTACCGTTGCAGCTACCCTTGTAAAGAAAGCCATAGGAGATAGGCTCATAGCCGTTTTCGTTAACAATGGGCTCTTAAGAGAGAAAGAAGCAGAAGAAGTTAGAAATTTCTTCGAAAGCAGAGGTTTCAATTTAATATATGTTGATGCAAGCGATAGATTCTTAAAAAGGCTCAAAGGAATTACAGACCCCGAGGAAAAGAGAAAAATTATAGGCCATGAGTTTATAAGCGTTTTTGAAGAAACAGCGTCTAAACTCGGAAATGTAAGGTACCTGCTTCAGGGAACGCTGTATCCCGATGTAATAGAAAGCGGAAGCGGAGGCAAAGGAGCCGCGAGAATAAAAAGCCATCATAACGTTGGAGGATTGCCAGAGAAGCTCCGCTTTGGGCTTTTAGAACCGCTAAGAGAGCTTTTTAAGGACGAGGTTAGAAACCTCGGAAGAGCCCTTGGTATACCCGAAAAAGTTATAAAAAGGCATCCTTTCCCAGGTCCGGGCCTTGCAGTTCGAATTCTTGGAGAGATAACTGAGGAAAAGCTTAGAATACTGAGAAAAGCAGACAGAATCGTCCAGGAGGAGTTTATTACAAGCGGATGGTATGACAAGGTATGGCAAGCTTTCGCAGTACTCCTACCTATTAGAAGCGTTGGAGTCATGGGAGATGAAAGAAGCTACGGATACACCATAGCAATAAGAGTGGTAGAAAGCGAAGATGGCATGACAGCAGACTGGGTTAAGCTACCCCATAATCTCCTTGAAAGAATATCAAATAGAATAACGCGCGAAGTAAGGGAAATAACGCGGGTGGTATACGATATAACATCTAAGCCCCCGGCTACAATAGAATGGGAATAA
- a CDS encoding amidohydrolase has protein sequence MLTPEEARKIALSIRNEIISLRREFHAYPELGFEEFRTSSRIAELLESWGYEVEAGIAKTGVIGRIRGEKDGPTRALRADMDALPIKEETDLEFKSKIDEVMHACGHDAHMAMLLGAGKILSLLKDRICGEIILLFQPAEEGKAGAKRMLEEGLLKKYKIDFLFGHHIWPVFLPYGVFATRKEAITSISDRFTLRIRGKGGHAANPDDAIDPIPILGEVISAIHHIVSRSVSPQVSAVITIGKVIAGTAENIIPKSAELHGTVRATDEKTRDLIVERLRAIAEGIPRAYGGSGELIYKKLYPITYNHPRLTEEVINIAREFWGNKRTIELKHPSMGGEDFSFFTKVIPSCFSFIGVGGKVGLHSPNFVLNEEILPEGSAWEAYLALRSKDIKL, from the coding sequence ATGTTAACACCTGAGGAAGCGAGAAAGATAGCTCTATCAATAAGAAATGAGATAATCTCCCTCCGTAGGGAATTTCATGCTTATCCTGAGCTTGGCTTCGAGGAATTTAGGACATCTTCCAGAATAGCTGAGCTCCTCGAAAGTTGGGGATATGAGGTCGAAGCGGGAATTGCAAAAACAGGAGTTATAGGCAGAATAAGGGGAGAAAAAGACGGCCCAACAAGAGCCTTAAGAGCCGATATGGACGCTCTGCCAATAAAGGAGGAAACAGACTTAGAATTTAAATCGAAGATCGACGAAGTAATGCACGCATGCGGACATGATGCTCACATGGCTATGCTCCTTGGAGCGGGAAAGATACTCTCACTCCTTAAGGACAGGATCTGTGGAGAAATCATCCTCCTTTTCCAACCTGCGGAGGAGGGAAAAGCAGGTGCGAAAAGAATGCTTGAAGAAGGATTACTTAAGAAATACAAGATAGACTTCTTGTTCGGACATCATATTTGGCCTGTGTTTCTCCCCTATGGGGTCTTCGCGACGAGAAAGGAAGCCATAACATCCATAAGCGATAGATTCACACTTAGAATACGTGGGAAGGGTGGACATGCTGCAAATCCGGACGATGCAATAGATCCAATACCCATTCTCGGCGAGGTCATATCAGCAATTCATCACATAGTATCAAGAAGCGTAAGTCCTCAAGTAAGCGCAGTGATAACCATAGGAAAGGTAATAGCAGGAACCGCTGAAAACATCATTCCTAAAAGTGCAGAGCTTCATGGAACGGTGAGAGCTACTGACGAGAAGACGAGAGACCTCATCGTCGAGAGACTGCGAGCAATTGCAGAAGGCATTCCACGGGCTTATGGTGGTAGTGGAGAACTGATATATAAAAAGCTATACCCTATAACTTACAATCACCCAAGGCTCACCGAGGAAGTCATTAACATCGCAAGGGAGTTCTGGGGTAATAAAAGAACGATAGAGCTTAAGCACCCCTCCATGGGAGGAGAGGATTTCAGCTTCTTCACAAAAGTTATTCCCTCGTGCTTCAGCTTTATCGGCGTTGGAGGCAAAGTAGGATTGCATAGTCCAAACTTTGTCCTAAACGAGGAAATACTCCCAGAGGGATCGGCGTGGGAGGCATATCTCGCCTTAAGGAGCAAAGATATAAAGCTATGA